A segment of the Eleutherodactylus coqui strain aEleCoq1 chromosome 6, aEleCoq1.hap1, whole genome shotgun sequence genome:
agtcttcctttggtggtaagcagtacatgctgcagtcttccaTTGGCGGTAAgtagtacatgctgcagtcttccaTTGACTGGTAGCGGTACACGCTGCAGTCTTCCATTGGCGGTAAGCAGTACATGCCGGAGTATTCCATTGTCagtaagcagtacatgctgcagtcttccaTTGGCGGTAAGCAGTACATGCCGGAGTATTCCATTGTCagtaagcagtacatgctgcagtctaccATTGGcggtaagcagtacatgctgcagtcttccattggcggtaagcagtacatgctgcaatcttccattggtggtaagcagtacatgccgGAGTATTCCATTGTCAGTAAGCAGTACATGCCACAGTCTTTCATTGGCGGTAAATGATGCAGTCTTCCATTGGTGGTAAGcaggacatgctgcagtctttCTTTGGTGGTAAGTGGTACATGCCGTAGTCTTCCCTTGGCAGTAAGTGGTACATGCCAGAGTGTTCCATTGGCGGTAAGCAGTACATGCCACAGTCTTCCATTGGTGGTAAGCGGTACATGCCGCAGTCTTCCATTtgtggtaagcagtacatgctggAGTATTCCATTGGCAGTAAGcaggacatgctgcagtcttccCTTGGCAGTAAGTGGTACATGCCAGAGTGTTCCATTGGCAGTAAGCAGTACATGCCACAGTCTTCCATTGGTGGTAAGTGGTACATGCCACAGTCTTCCGTTGGTGGTAAGCGGtacatgccgcagtcttcctttggtggtaagcggtacatgccgcagtcttcctTTGGCGGTAAGCGGTACATGCAAGAGTATTCCATTGTCagtaagcagtacatgctgcagtcttcctttggtggtaagcagtacatgctgcagtcttcctttggtggtaagcagtacatgccgcagtcttcctttggtggtaagtGGTACATGCCATAGTCTTCCATTGGCAGTAAGTGGtacatgccgcagtcttcctttggtggtaagcagtacatgctgcagtcttcctttggtggtaagcagtacatgctgccATCCTCCATTGGTGGTAGGTGGTACATGCCGCAGTCCTCCTTTCGTGGTATGCGGTACATGCTGCAGCCTTCCATTGGCGGTAAGTGGTACATGCTGCAatcttcctttggtggtaagcggtacatgctgcagttttccataggtggtaagcagtacatgccgcagtcttcctTTGGCATTAAGTGGTACATGCCAGAGTATTCCATTGGCAGTAAGCAGTGTATGCTGGAGTACTCCATTGGCAGTAAGCGGTACATGCTGCAGTGTTCCTTTGGCGGTAAGCAGTAGATGCCGCAGTCTTCCATTAGTGGTAAATGCCGCAGTCTTCCATTGGCGGTAAGCAGTACATACCAGAATATTCTATGGGCAGTAAGTGGTACATGCCACAGTCTTTTATTAGCGGTATGcggtacatgctgcagtcttgtTTTGCCGGTAAGCgatacatgctgcagtcttccaTTGGCAGTAAGCAGTACATGCCAGAGAATTTCATTGGAGTCAAGCGGTACATGCCGCAGTCTTCCATTGGCAGTAAGCAGTAAATGCTGCAGTCTTCCCTTGGCAGTAAGTGGTACATGCCAGAGTGTTCCATTGGCGGTAAGCAGTACATGCCACAGTCTTCCATTGGCGGTAAGcggtacatgctgcagtctaccTTTGGCGGTAAGTGGTACATGCCGCAGTCTTTCATTGGCGGTAAGCGGTACATGCAAGAGTATTCCATTGTCAGTAAGTGGtacatgccgcagtcttcctttggtggtaagcggtacatgctgcagtcttacATTGGTGGTAAGTGGTACATGCCGCAGTattcctttggtggtaagcagtacatgctgcagtcttccaTTGGCGGTAAGCAGTACATGCCGCAGTCTTCCCTTGGTGGTAAGcggtacat
Coding sequences within it:
- the LOC136631714 gene encoding bile salt-activated lipase-like; this encodes MEDCGIYCLPPKEHCSMYRLLPMEYSSIHCLLPMEYSGMYHLMPKEDCGMYCLPPMENCSMYRLPPKEDCSMYHLPPMEGCSMYRIPRKEDCGMYHLPPMEDGSMYCLPPKEDCSMYCLPPKEDCGMYHLLPMEDYGMYHLPPKEDCGMYCLPPKEDCSMYCLPPKEDCSMYCLLTMEYSCMYRLPPKEDCGMYRLPPKEDCGMYRLPPTEDCGMYHLPPMEDCGMYCLLPMEHSGMYHLLPREDCSMSCLLPMEYSSMYCLPQMEDCGMYRLPPMEDCGMYCLPPMEHSGMYHLLPREDYGMYHLPPKKDCSMSCLPPMEDCIIYRQ